A genomic stretch from Telopea speciosissima isolate NSW1024214 ecotype Mountain lineage chromosome 7, Tspe_v1, whole genome shotgun sequence includes:
- the LOC122669922 gene encoding serine/threonine-protein kinase BRI1-like 2, with translation MENPFHLLLHVAFTFLFIVFPYFLMSISAGDDGGFSTIKSDGEALLLFKKMIQKDPNGVLSGWQLKRNPCYWHGVTCTLGRATQLDLSRSNLFGTISFYPLASLDMLSILNLSCNSFTVNSSTSLLQLPPGLKQLDLSLSGLVGLIPDGFFSKYQNLVFVNLAHNNLTGFIPNNLLVNSDNLQALDVSFNNLTGSISGLKFENSCDSLFLLDLSGNQIADVIPSSLSSCTNLKTLNLSYNLLTGWIPPALGGLHSLQRLDLSHNHLTGSIPSELGDTCGSLIQFELSNNNISGSIPASFSSCTWLQVLDLSSNNLSGPFPDSILQNLGSLDSLLLSSNFISGSFPASISNCTRLRVVDLSSNKLSGTIPPDICLGAASLEELRLPDNFINGEIPPELSQCSQLKTIDLSINYLHGPIPAELGKLANLEHLMAWFNGLKGKIPAELGLCRKLKNLILNNNFLTGEVPIELFNCSNLEWISLTSNGITGEIPHAFGLLERLAVLQLANNSLSGHIPKELANCSSLVWLDLNSNRLTGEIPPRLGRQLGAKSLSGILSGSTLAFVRNVGNSCKGVGGLLEFAGIRPERLLEVPNLKTCDVTRLYSGAVLSLWTQYQTLEYLDLSYNELTGKIPEEFGDMVVLQVLDIAHNKLSGEIPDSFGQLRNLGVFDASHNRLQGHIPDSFSNLSFLVQIDLSDNELTGPIPSRGQLSTLPASQYANNPGLCGVPLPPCQTESGASTTSPVVDGSKGSGRTKAASWANSIVLGVLISVASVCILIVWAIAMRSRRREAEEVKMLNSLQDSHAATTWKIDREKEPLSINVATFQRQLRKLKFSQLIEATNGFSAASLIGCGGFGEVFKATLKDGSSVAIKKLIHLSFQGDREFTAEMETLGKIKHRNLVPLLGYCKIGEERLLVYEFMEFGSLEDMLHGRRKSREGRILTWEERKKIARGAAKGLCFLHHNCIPHIIHRDMKSSNVLLDNEMEARVSDFGMARLISALDTHLSVSTLAGTPGYVPPEYYQSFRCTAKGDVYSFGVVLLELLTGKRPTDKEDFGDTNLVGWVKMKVREGKGKEVIDLELLSAIKGGDEDETEEVKEMMRYLEITMQCVEDFPSKRPNMLQAVAMLRELIPVGSNEDNSG, from the coding sequence ATGGAGAACCCATTTCACCTTCTCCTTCATGTTGCATTTACATTTTTGTTCATTGTATTTCCTTATTTCTTGATGTCAATATCTGCGGGGGATGATGGCGGTTTTTCGACAATCAAGTCTGATGGAGAAGCTCTTCTTCTATTCAAGAAGATGATTCAGAAAGACCCCAATGGAGTTCTCTCGGGATGGCAGCTGAAAAGAAATCCATGTTATTGGCATGGAGTAACTTGCACTCTTGGACGAGCAACCCAACTTGACCTTAGCAGGTCTAATCTCTTTGGAACTATATCATTCTATCCTTTGGCGTCTCTTGATATGCTATCAATTCTTAATCTCTCATGTAATTCATTTACTGTAAATTCCTCTACATCTTTGCTTCAACTCCCTCCTGGTTTAAAACAACTTGATCTATCTTTAAGTGGACTTGTTGGTCTAATTCCTGATGGGTTCTTCTCCAAGTACCAGAATCTGGTTTTTGTGAATCTAGCCCACAACAATCTAACAGGTTTTATACCCAACAATCTCTTAGTGAATTCTGATAATTTGCAGGCTCTTGACGTTTCTTTTAACAATCTAACGGGGTCCATTTCTGGTCTGAAGTTTGAGAATTCCTGTGATAGCTTGTTTCTTCTTGATCTCTCTGGCAACCAAATTGCCGATGTTATTCCTTCATCCCTTTCAAGCTGTACAAACCTTAAGACCTTAAATTTATCATATAATCTGTTGACTGGTTGGATACCACCAGCATTGGGTGGGCTTCATAGTTTGCAGAGGTTGGATTTATCTCATAATCATCTCACTGGTTCTATACCTTCTGAATTGGGAGATACTTGTGGTTCACTTATTCAATTTGAGCTTTCCAACAACAATATATCAGGTTCAATTCCTGCCTCCTTCTCCTCCTGTACTTGGCTACAAGTGCTTGACTTGTCCAGCAACAACCTATCAGGTCCCTTTCCTGATTCTATCCTCCAAAACCTTGGCTCATTAGACAGCTTGTTGTTGAGCAGTAACTTCATCTCTGGGAGCTTTCCTGCTTCAATCTCGAACTGTACGCGATTACGAGTAGTCGATTTAAGTTCCAACAAGCTCTCTGGTACCATTCCACCAGATATATGTTTAGGTGCTGCCTCACTAGAAGAGCTGAGACTCCCTGATAATTTCATCAATGGAGAAATCCCACCTGAATTATCACAATGTTCACAGCTGAAGACGATTGATCTCAGCATTAACTATCTCCACGGCCCTATTCCAGCGGAGCTTGGAAAGCTTGCAAATCTTGAGCATCTGATGGCCTGGTTCAATGGCTTGAAAGGGAAAATCCCCGCTGAATTGGGGCTATGCAGGAAACTAAAGAATCTCATTCTCAACAACAATTTCCTCACTGGTGAAGTCCCAATTGAGCTCTTCAATTGCAGCAACCTTGAATGGATATCTCTCACTAGCAATGGCATCACCGGCGAGATTCCACATGCATTTGGGCTCTTGGAGAGGTTGGCTGTTCTGCAACTTGCAAACAACAGCTTGAGCGGCCATATACCAAAAGAGCTGGCGAACTGTAGCAGCCTGGTCTGGTTAGACCTTAACAGTAACAGGCTTACAGGGGAGATCCCTCCTCGGCTGGGAAGGCAGCTTGGAGCAAAATCACTCAGTGGGATTCTTTCAGGTAGCACTCTAGCATTTGTGCGCAATGTTGGGAATTCATGTAAAGGAGTTGGAGGGTTGTTAGAATTTGCAGGAATTAGACCTGAGAGGCTCCTAGAAGTTCCAAACTTGAAGACCTGTGATGTCACTAGGTTGTATTCTGGTGCAGTCTTGAGCCTATGGACACAATACCAGACTCTCGAGTATCTGGATCTTTCCTACAATGAGCTTACAGGGAAGATCCCAGAAGAATTTGGGGACATGGTGGTCCTACAAGTACTGGATATAGCCCACAATAAGCTCTCTGGAGAGATTCCTGATTCATTTGGCCAGCTTAGGAATCTTGGTGTGTTTGATGCATCCCATAACAGATTACAAGGGCACATCCCAGATTCATTCTCCAACCTCTCCTTCTTGGTTCAAATCGATCTTTCTGACAATGAATTAACTGGCCCAATTCCATCAAGAGGGCAACTAAGTACTCTTCCTGCAAGCCAGTATGCAAATAATCCAGGACTCTGTGGTGTCCCACTACCTCCATGCCAGACCGAAAGTGGGGCATCAACGACAAGTCCTGTTGTTGATGGTAGTAAGGGAAGTGGACGAACCAAGGCTGCATCATGGGCTAATAGCATTGTCTTAGGGGTTCTTATCTCTGTGGCTTCTGTATGTATATTGATTGTTTGGGCAATTGCTATGCGTTCAAGGCGGAGGGAAGCCGAAGAAGTTAAGATGCTCAACAGCTTGCAAGACTCCCATGCTGCTACAACATGGAAGATAGACAGGGAGAAGGAGCCATTGAGCATCAATGTGGCTACCTTTCAGAGGCAGCTGAGGAAGCTCAAGTTCTCGCAGTTAATTGAGGCCACTAATGGCTTCTCAGCTGCCAGCCTAATTGGGTGTGGTGGGTTTGGGGAAGTGTTTAAGGCTACTCTCAAAGATGGCTCTAGTGTTGCAATTAAGAAACTCATACACTTGAGCTTCCAGGGGGACCGAGAATTCACGGCAGAGATGGAAACTCTaggaaaaatcaagcataggaaCCTTGTTCCTCTATTGGGTTATTGCAAAATTGGTGAGGAGAGGCTCCTTGTATATGAATTCATGGAGTTTGGAAGCCTCGAAGACATGCTCCATGGGAGGAGAAAGTCACGAGAAGGACGAATATTAACATgggaggaaaggaagaagattgcgAGAGGGGCAGCAAAAGGGCTATGCTTCCTGCACCACAATTGCATCCCACACATCATACACCGTGACATGAAGTCAAGCAACGTACTCTTAGACAATGAGATGGAAGCAAGAGTATCAGACTTTGGCATGGCAAGGCTCATAAGCGCATTGGACACGCACCTCAGCGTGAGCACACTGGCAGGAACACCTGGATATGTGCCACCTGAGTACTACCAGAGTTTCCGTTGCACTGCCAAAGGAGATGTTTATTCATTTGGTGTTGTCCTCTTAGAACTCTTGACAGGTAAGAGACCAACTGATAAGGAGGATTTTGGAGACACCAATTTGGTGGGGTGggtgaagatgaaagtgagggaagggaaggggaaggaaGTGATTGATCTGGAGCTGCTTTCAGCTATCAAAGGAGGCGATGAAGATGAAACTGAGGAGGTTAAAGAGATGATGAGGTACTTGGAGATAACAATGCAGTGCGTGGAGGACTTTCCTTCCAAGAGGCCCAACATGTTGCAAGCGGTGGCTATGTTGAGGGAGCTTATACCAGTAGGTAGCAATGAGGACAACAGTGGATGA